The following DNA comes from Chitinophaga nivalis.
TATTACGTTGCTGTTCCTTACTGGAGTCGGGCTCATGGTTGACGTTTCCGTAAGTAGTGGAAGCGTTCAATACCTGGTCGAATTTTGAAGTAATGGTTTTCATCAGTTAATTATTTTAATGACTTAGTGAAGACGAGTACCTGCCAGCATCCGCTGTCAGGAGAAAGTTTATGCCTTATCTTATCCGGAGCGCAAACGGAAAGCATATTGCAACCTGCTTATAAACAGGGTGTCGGAATCGTCAGCCTTCGGGCAAACACATCATTGCCCGCTCCCATTCATCTATCAGCGGATAGCAATTTTTGTCGGATGTTCTTTTAACGATATTTTCAGGGGAATTGTTTGGGGAAATGATTAGTAACATAATATTGATCATGGGGTATTCATCCATAATAATCATTCCGGCACCGCTTCCACCCTTTATATGAACAGGTATTTAAATGTTCAGATGTGTTCATTCAACCTATCGTTTTAGCCACCCATCTCTTCAAAAAACAATTGTCAACTAATTATCATGTATCAATAAAACATTTTATCTTTAAACGACCGAGTTAAGACTTTCCCGAAATACACCGGCACAGGACTTTCTCAGGTAGTCGTTTCAGGTGCGTAATGCGCCGCTGTCCACACAGATAAAATCAACCCAACAATCAAACAGTAATAATGGAATCACCACAAACGCAAACCTCCCAAAAACCATCATCCTTTAGCATCCGGAACATTTTCAGACCAGACTATGAACGTTGGGAAGGAGTTCCTCCCATTAATATCTATCTTTTAAGAGTGCTTTTTCTATTGATGTTTCTTTTTCTGGGGAAGGATTCCCTCACCTATATCCTTACCTTCAAAGGTACCTGGGATCCTATGAACGCAATGGCCTGGAGTATCTGGGCATCTTATGCCTTGTTATCCATTTTAGGCCTAATACATCCGCTTAAAATGATACCGATTGTATTGCTGGAAATATGCTACAAAGTCATCTGGCTGATCGTAGTGGCTTATCCGTTATGGACCACCAACCAGTTAGCCGGTTCGTCTGCCGAAGGCATGACGTATGTATTTTTGCCGGTTGTGTTGCCGATGCTGGCTACACCATGGAAGTATACCTTTAAGAAATACGTGTTAGGATCCAAAAAGCGTAACTGATTGATTTCGCCCGCCGCCTGAAATGATTTATCCGATGCCAGTGCCGGATGTACCGGCAATGATCATCCCGCCCTTACATCGAACAGCACTTCATTAATAACCAGCTGGTATGCGGCTGTTAATGAAGTGCTTCACTCCCCGGCAACGGGATAATTACATTACAATAAACCATCATGTCAAAAAATTTTATAGAAACATTTATATGTTTCTATATTTTTTATATAAATTTGCACCAGCATAAATTTATTGCTGAATATGGACAATAAAAAATTCGAGCGCATATCCCGTGCATTGAGTGATCCCAGCAGGATTAGTATCCTACAGGAAATCAGGAAAAAGCAGGGATGTATGTATTGTGCAGAGATTACCGAAATGCTGGCGCTTACCCAACCCTCCGTTTCTCACCACCTGAAACAGCTGGTAGATGCAGACTTGTTGATTCCTGAAAAAGAAGGCAGGAACTTAAAGTATGTCATCAACCAAAAAGAACTGGACGACTACATCCAGTTCCTGAATAACCTAAAAGCATAATTTATTCACCCGGCCAACATCTTATTTACCGTCACAATCATATCGAAACATTCGAATATTCAAATTAATAAAACTGATGAAAAAATCCATATACGCCATGGCGCTGGGAGCCTTTGGCATTATTACCACCGAATTTGGCGTGATAGGCGTACTACCCAATCTGGCCCAGGTATTTCATGTTTCCCTGGAAACTGCAGGATGGCTGTTAAGCGCATTTGCACTCACCGTAGCCATATCGTCGCCATTTATTACTGCGCTGACGACCAACATCAATCGTAAGGTACTGATGTCATCGGTGCTGGCGGTATTTGTGGTATCCAACCTGCTTTCGGCCTTCTCGCCCAATTTCACGGTGCTGATGATTGCCCGTATCCTGCCCGCATTTTTACACCCACTCTTCTGGAACATATCACTGGCAGCGGCTTTCAAGGAATCCGGCAGTAAAGCAGTTTCCATCGTGATGTCGGGCGTAAGTATTGCCACAGTAATGGGTGTACCCATCACCACCTATGCAGCGGAATTCTTCAACAACTGGCAGGCTTCCTTTTTCCTGGCCAGCTTTATCAGCCTGATTGCCTTCATCGGTATGTTGCTTTATGTACCATCTATGCCTGCTACCCGGAAAGAAGCGGGCGCCAGTCAATTGTATGTATTAAAAAGTCCGCAGTTGTGGCTGAATCTTATTTCCACGATTCTCATGCTGGCCGGTATGTTTTCCAGTTATGGTTACCTGGCGGCCTACATGGAAAAGGTGACGCATATGAATGGTGTACAAATCAGCGCGATGCTGCTGCTATTCGGTGGTATGGGTGTGTTGGGTAACTGGATCACGGGTATCACTATCAGCAGAAACGTAATGCGGGTTACCCGGATATTTTTCACTTCGCTCATATTCGTACAGGTACTGGCCTACTTCTTTGGTGGCATCTTTATTCCCATGGTGATTATCCTTTCTTTCTGGGGCGCTATTCACACGGGCGGATTCCTGATAGGTAATATCCGCACCACCCGTTCGGTACCACAAAGTGCCCTGGAGTTTGTGAACAGCCTGCTGACGTCCTGCTATAATATTGGTATATCGCTGGGTACCATGCTGGGCGGACTGATTATCGCGCACTATGGCATCCATCATGTTATCTGGATGAGTGTAGGTTTGCTGGCATTGAACCTGGGTCTGAGCTTTATTACCTTTGGAGAAAAGCACCCCACAGGCACCCCTGAAACAGAACAGGATTTACAACCGCATCTCATGCATGCTTAAACAGATCTATTCATAGTAAATGCCATAGTAACCTGATCGATCCAGGTTACTATGGCATTTAAATATGCGGCATAAGCCAGCACCATCATGGTGTTATTACACTACACGTATCTCCTCACTGCGCCGATGCCAGCTTCCCGGACTTTCTCAACTCCTGCTGTTTTTCAAGTGCCAGTAATCTCACCTGCATATCCAACAACTGTTTCCTGTTCGCTGCATTTTCCTGATTAAGTTTTACATTTTCGTTTTGAAGTGCGGTTACCTCTTTAGATAAAGCCTGAATACCACTGATACCCAGGGCAAATATCTGCTGGTAATCGATGGTACGAAAATCTGTGACTTGTTTACCATATACAAACAGGTCTTTCACCGATCCGCTCCAGTCATCTACCGTAAAACTGGTGCTATCCACCACAGCTATCTTCACATCTTTAGCGCCGGCTTCCTGCAGCATCAGTCTCACCTGATCTCCACTCACCAGGTGATGCGGTGCTTTTAAAGTAACCTTCAACGTGCTGCCACTCACAGTTGCATTAACTGGTTTTGTAAAAATATCCGGTAAAAAATCTTCGCGTTGACTGACAGCCTCCGGGAATACCTGTTCTACTTCCTGTGCAATAAATCCCTTGGATACACGGGTACCATTTGCCACCTGATCTTTATACTGATAGTCGGTCACTCGCAGTTTATTCAGCAAAGTGAGGGCAGTAGCCGGATTGGAGACCTGTATATTTTTTTTAATCCTGGCATCAGAGAAAGCATATAACGCTCTCCCCATGATACCACCGGCGGCATAAATGGAAAGATCAAAACCACACCAGTTACCACTGCGATTCGTTAAATTAAAAATAGGATTATTATCACCGTGTGCATTCCATTGATAAGCGACCTGCGTCACCTGGTCCTGAATCGCATAACCGTTGGAAACAGTATTACCGACTGTCAACGGGGCAGTGGGATTGGTACTATTGATACCCACCCTGGCATTTTCGTTGATACGCATCACTTCTCTGGTGACAGATGCATTGCAGCCCCAGGTTAAGAATTTAATCAAGCCGCCATTACCGCAATCCCAGGCTTCTGTTACCAGTTCCATACCGGTAAAATCTGCATTTAATGACATCCCGATCCGTCTTGATCCCCTGTTGGATCCATCATGTTCATATCCCGGGTTACCATGAATACTGGTGTAGATGTCTCCCGATACATCCAATGTGCCAT
Coding sequences within:
- a CDS encoding ArsR/SmtB family transcription factor, whose amino-acid sequence is MDNKKFERISRALSDPSRISILQEIRKKQGCMYCAEITEMLALTQPSVSHHLKQLVDADLLIPEKEGRNLKYVINQKELDDYIQFLNNLKA
- a CDS encoding MFS transporter, translating into MKKSIYAMALGAFGIITTEFGVIGVLPNLAQVFHVSLETAGWLLSAFALTVAISSPFITALTTNINRKVLMSSVLAVFVVSNLLSAFSPNFTVLMIARILPAFLHPLFWNISLAAAFKESGSKAVSIVMSGVSIATVMGVPITTYAAEFFNNWQASFFLASFISLIAFIGMLLYVPSMPATRKEAGASQLYVLKSPQLWLNLISTILMLAGMFSSYGYLAAYMEKVTHMNGVQISAMLLLFGGMGVLGNWITGITISRNVMRVTRIFFTSLIFVQVLAYFFGGIFIPMVIILSFWGAIHTGGFLIGNIRTTRSVPQSALEFVNSLLTSCYNIGISLGTMLGGLIIAHYGIHHVIWMSVGLLALNLGLSFITFGEKHPTGTPETEQDLQPHLMHA
- a CDS encoding tail fiber domain-containing protein; translation: MNHFIISPQQRTSKLAVLILVFICGLSNAGFAQNPLYIDPNGNVGIGTNKPLYRLHTMGNTQIDGNLNVNGLLFLNKTAPAVANSQGTYFLWNRSCVTNGPCFGETNIINHAGGGEGGFRFENTKNGTDITSLMTLSGSGMLGIGTQPAHRLTLGGNGSVFGVDNSAFFVVKNPSGNYEPYLWPRWSDNATYLNYGPGGFYIRNNASAPALFMTNDIRLGIGNTGPYGTLDVSGDIYTSIHGNPGYEHDGSNRGSRRIGMSLNADFTGMELVTEAWDCGNGGLIKFLTWGCNASVTREVMRINENARVGINSTNPTAPLTVGNTVSNGYAIQDQVTQVAYQWNAHGDNNPIFNLTNRSGNWCGFDLSIYAAGGIMGRALYAFSDARIKKNIQVSNPATALTLLNKLRVTDYQYKDQVANGTRVSKGFIAQEVEQVFPEAVSQREDFLPDIFTKPVNATVSGSTLKVTLKAPHHLVSGDQVRLMLQEAGAKDVKIAVVDSTSFTVDDWSGSVKDLFVYGKQVTDFRTIDYQQIFALGISGIQALSKEVTALQNENVKLNQENAANRKQLLDMQVRLLALEKQQELRKSGKLASAQ